The Oryza sativa Japonica Group chromosome 11, ASM3414082v1 DNA window AAAGGATATTGAGtgcgctgccaccatcgatgagagaTCGTTGGAGCTTgacgttgcgaaccactgggtctagtaccagggggtaccacCCCGgatggaccactcggtcaggatgaaccgagcggtcaaacttgatagctgtctctgaccaccgaagatgTTGGGGCGTATCGGGCtaaacagcattgatctcccgttcagtcagCTTTTGCTTTCGTTTGGATTCGTAAGCCAGGGGCCCACCAAAGATGTGGTTGAGTTCGTTACGGGAGTCTTaaaaaccagtcggggcatcgtcttcatcatccttCTTCTTCGACGTGCTTTGATCTCCGTCAGTCAGCTTCCGTGCGTTCTTGGCATATTGCTCTGcgaactgtttgtagacgaagcaatctttggccgtGTGATTTTAATTCAGATGACgtgggcattgggagttcatgatcttgctGAAGGTGTTGACGCGTGAACGTTGTCGGGAGGATGGTGTAGTAGTTGCCACAATttcttcgggcttacgcttgcgatccttgcgATTGGCACTTCCACTCCCCCCTGTAGTCGGCGCATCTTTCTTTGGTTTCCAGGTGCtgcccgactgcttggatgCAGTGACAGCGTCTTCTGCTTTGGCGTACTCATTGGCCTTTTCAAACATTTGCTTGACTGTCTTGAGAGGCTTGTGTCCAAACTTGCCGACTAAGAGTTCATGGCAAATACCCTTAGTGAAGGTGGCGATGATAATGTCGTCGGTGATGTctgagatcttgttacgttgttcagagaaacgtcggatgtaatctcggagagattctccggacttctggaTAACGTTGTAAAGATCAAACTAGGTACCAGGGCATTCAAAagtgccctggaagttggcgatgaagtggtcgcgaagCACTGCCCAAGATCGAATCGTGCCATGGGGTAACCCGTGAAGCCAGGACCAGGCAGAGTCTGCTAGGGCCACTGGTAGATAATTAGCCATGGCTTTGCTATCTCCTCCTACTGCGTGAATTGCAAAACTGTAGACGGTGACCCAAGACTCGGGATTTTTCATGCCTTcgtacttctcgattccagtcggtttgaagctggttggccaatccactcgacgcaagTCACTTGTGAAGGCAACAACTCCATCCACATCGTCGTCGTAACGATCTGGTGAATGATGGGGGATGTGGCCTCTCACCGCACGACGCTGGTTGATAgtatcgcgaagatcgacgggacGCCTGCGACGTGGAGAGCGGGGCTGTTCAGCCTAACGCTCCCTGTGTCGGTCGGCAGGCGAGTGAATAGATCGTTCACCATGGTCCCTGTTCCTGCGACTAGATCCCGCGCCGGCAACGCTGAGGCTTGGTTGAtgatagtcttgagatcgaagaggcggaactcggctgccagtcggcgtacGGACACTTGAGGCGTTGACTGGGACCGAggcggcgatcatggtcttggtctggtttaagatgttgacgacgtgattggGTGCGTCTTCCTTAAGTAGAGTGTCAAGAAGGGTGATCGCTGCTATCGCGTTCTGCTGCGGGGTGTGAAAAACCGCCGTCCCTTCAACGTCTTGTTGTCTGATAAGTTCTCGTGCTCGTCGCCCAGCCTCCACGGCGCACTGTTGccggtcctcagcctccttcacGGCTCGTTCACGctcctgttgctcacgctgcagccggtctcgctcttgtgcttgacgctcctcctccagtcggcgacgctcGGCTTCTTGTCGCGTGCGCAGTTCTTCTGTTTCTCGGGCTTGACGCTGTTCTTCCGTctcgttgtcagccatgaaaACGCCGAAGAAGAGAGGCGTGTAGCTGTTTTCGTAGCCTTCTtcgaagtcgtcgaggttgTTCTAgtcgtagtggtagccgaagtcgtcgtactCGAGGATCTCCGTCGGTCGAGAATCAACACcaggggagctgaggtagccatccaaTTCTTCCGTCGAAACtgtcccaagaggttggagtatgACGCCGACATCCCTGGAGCAAGACTGGATTGGGGCCGAGGCCGGATCCCGTCTAGGCCTACAGGGAGAAGACGCCCTTGTGGTGAAGACAGCagccaaatcgtcggggaggTTCATCAGGATTGAGGGATAGGCCCCATCGTCTTGATCAAGTCGTGTCGGAGTAGATTgaatctcgtccgagtggtttgaagccgactcggttgagatgatcttggagtagatctcggccgagttcgggatACCGAACGGGGCGGAGACCTGGCCTCTCCCTGACTGGTTCGAATctgagtcgaggagagaaatcttgccgaagtcgttggtgatgaagtcgaggttGCCCAACCGGAatgcctgcccgggagggaagacgaagtcATTGATATCGGAGacgaaacccatcgcactagTCAGCGAtgaacttgacgctacccctacctggtgcgccaactgtcgaaacaagatttcggcaatactaaaagggggtggctatcaagatggaaaagtggatgggtttagagacaaagaattttatacaggttcaggccttcttaataagatgtaataccctactcctgtccggggattgatccgccgagtgtattattgatcgtatgatctgggagaaaaatcGTGTcccaagaggcacccggacccctccttatataggggaaggggtccgtattacaaagtacAACCCATATCTctaacggaataggtagttacagataaGATACAATCGTAACCTACTAGAATCCCGGGTGCTTCCTTGATATACAAGTTTAGACATTTAACCCGAAACcttttaaagatattctatctatacatagTACCCCCATACTAAGTCGAAtatacatgccgtgtgggtatggggtatccataatatCCACATATAAATCAAGAAATCCAAAAATAGAAACTCTAACTCTTATCCACCGCCGTCTTCGCTCCCGTGCCTAGGAACCGTCGTTGTTTCTACGGTAGTGCTCGGAGCACGTGATCACCACCGCTCCAAAGGCTGCCATGGTCGTTAGTGGTCACTCCCTTTCCGAGCGGCCGCGGATCCACCACTTCCGAGCTGGAGGAACACGGCGGCTGATATGCCATTCTTGAAACTGCTGCTTACtcaaggccgccgtcgtcgtccccgcAGTTCCGGTGGCAAACCACCCCTCCCTAGGGCAGCAatgccggatccgccgctcttGAGGATATCGTTGTCATCCTAGTTGTCGCCATTGTCATCACATCTTCTCGTAGCGCTAGATCCGATGCCTCCACTGCCATTAGATCGAGCCATCGTGGAGCTGCCACTGCCGGATCATCACATCGGGGATCCAACGATGGCGGATCCACTCGTCAAGCAGCCAGCGCCGGTCCTATCACCGCCCTCTCCTACCACATGTTCCTCCTGAGGCCTCTGGTGGCTGGTTGTCGAGGAGTGGTGAGATAAAGGGAGGAGACGAAATGAGAGGAGATGAGGAAGGAGAGACTAAGGAGAGGAAAATAAAGGAGACTGTGAGAAAAAAGGGGAAGAACATGAGAgaaaaggagaggaagagatggattTGTGGCCACATACGAATGCAGTCTCTGGCTTCTTAGCAGGACCAtatgtgaaaattgattttcctaATATGTCGTTACTGGATACTGTATCcattatagcctgtttgtaaaaataaatgaggcatctaagaaaaaaatcatttttagtaaTGCGCCCAGCAGGTTGAGCACTCTTAAACACATGTAtccctctatttcaaaataaaGGACCAGAATTCCATTAATTACTATAAAAGTTATATTGGTGGGTGATAGATAAGGGTATTTAAGGGTTAAAATTTCTCAAACTGTGGATCGATAGTAAGTAAGAATATAGGTGTTGAAGCCCGAACTCCTCTAGTGGAGAGAAAGGACACCCCTTTCGGTTTCGACCAAGGTACTTGTGTCATAGtaagggcttgtttagttgacaaaaaaaaattaccccTGCATGTTACATCCgttatacggacacacatttgaagtattaaacgtagtctaataacaaaataaattatagattataCCAAGAAACTGCGaggcgaatttattaagcctaattaatccaccattagcaaatgtttactgtagcactacattgtcaaatcatggcgtaattaggcttaaaagattcatctcgcaatttcttggtgaactgtgtaattggttttttctacatttaatactctatacatgtgtccaaacatttcaCGTGACATTGTGAAAAAATTTGTTTGGGAACTAGACAAACCCTAACTGTTGATGTTGCGGACAGCAGAAGCAAAGTCGGGCATACGATGTACTGTATCATAGTAACTGTATCTTGGAGCGGATCAGGAATGAGAACTCTATTTCTTGAAGTATGATGAGCTAGAACTAGGGCCATCAATGATAGTGGGGCCAGCAGCTGATGGGGCCACAACTTGCAAATGTACAACGGATCTCGAAAAGTTTCGTCCCGATAGTTTAAAAATGGATAATAGGTCATTCAGCGTATCattaacaaaataataataacagcaaaataataataacttatatataaaacttttatatatgtattttagTGACTTAAAATACcaatactgaaaaataaacttcgatgaacaaacttcaaatattatatttaagttttaaaatttaaattttagcggCGACTAATGCTGTATGGAGAAAACGATGGGGCCTTTCTTCTCCAgaaagttttatttttgttgttgaATGGCCGAATTGTTACAAAATAGTTCGGAACAgaacaatatatttttgtaggAAAAATACACAGGGAATGTGCAAAATTTACTAAACAGACAATATGTTTCCGTTGAACAAAGGTAGTTTGTTAACTTTTTTTCTAAGAGAAACATTAGTGTGCCGTCGGTGTGTTTTGACCACAGAAACTGAATGAAATATTTAGTTCGATAACTGCAGCGTATAATCGATTTTGGTGGGACCCACAAAAATAAATCTCAATCCCACCTCTatccactcctctcctctcgcgACCAGCCGGAAAATTCCGCATGCGCACGTTCTCGTTTTCCCTCGTTCCCCTTCCTTTGCCCTCTCCCTGCCCAAACATTCCAAAGCTCCAATCCGGTGATAATCTCTCCCTGCCCAAACATTCCAAAGCTCCAATCCGGTGATAATCTAGAAATTAACCCATGGAGGAGAGCAGATCAGGTCAACCAGCTATGGATCCAACTAGATCGGATCCTTCGCGGTGCTCGTGTGGCTCGTGCTCGTGCTCATGTGGGCTGTTGCACATGATGCCATGGAAT harbors:
- the LOC136353941 gene encoding uncharacterized protein, with product MGFVSDINDFVFPPGQAFRLGNLDFITNDFGKISLLDSDSNQSGRGQVSAPFGIPNSAEIYSKIISTESASNHSDEIQSTPTRLDQDDGAYPSILMNLPDDLAAVFTTRASSPCRPRRDPASAPIQSCSRDVGVILQPLGTVSTEELDGYLSSPGVDSRPTEILEYDDFGYHYD